The following coding sequences are from one Nicotiana tomentosiformis chromosome 3, ASM39032v3, whole genome shotgun sequence window:
- the LOC104102391 gene encoding uncharacterized protein gives MLEKKKINIACVKETRWAGDKARNVDKFKLWYSGRVEGRNRVGILVDKDLRELVVEVRRVNDRLMSIKLVVGGFTLNIISAYAPQAGLDEEVKRRFWEEEISTGTLERRLGEYDNVHGGFGFGNRNGGGMSLLDFSRAFELVIANSSFPKKREHLVTFRSSLAETLIDCLLYRKSDRGVLTDCKVIPSENLSTLHRLLVMDLGITRKRRKRAMYSQNKIKWGALTEAKAQELGVKLLTVGVWRSSGDASAIWTTAAHCITEAAIEVLGVSKGYSGGHKGDWWWNGEVQGKVETKKAVYLKLVKNVYEEEKRANR, from the exons ATGCTTGAGAAAAAGAAGATTAATATAGCTTGTGTGAAGGAGACTAGGTGGGCAGGAGATAAGGCGCGAAATGTGGACAAGTTCAAACTATGGTATTCTGGGAGGGTGGAGGGAAGGAACCGGGTGGGTATATTGGTTGATAAGGACCTCCGTGAACTAGTGGTGGAGGTTAGGAGGGTGAATGACAGGCTGATGAGTATTAAGCTAGTTGTTGGAGGTTTTACTTTGAACATAATCAGTGCGTACGCACCCCAAGCAGGCTTGGATGAGGAAGTCAAAAGGCGTTTCTGGGAG GAGGAAATTTCAACGGGCACATTGGAGCGACGTCTGGGGGAGTATGATAATGTGCATGGTGGCTTTGGTTTTGGAAATAGAAACGGAGGAGGAATGTCTCTGCTGGACTTTTCTAGAGCATTTGAGttggtgatagcaaactcgagtttCCCGAAGAAGAGGGAACACTTGGTCACCTTTCGGAGTTCGCTGGCCGAGACTCTGATTGATTGTTTACTCTACAGGAAGTCCGATAGAGGTGTTTTAAcggattgcaaggtcatcccgagtgagaacctctcGACCCTTCATAGGCTCCTGGTCATGGACCTTGGGATCACGAGGAAGAGGAGGAAAAGGGCGATGTATAGCCAAAATAAGATtaagtggggagccttgacggaAGCTAAAGCGCAAGAGTTGGGGGTCAAGCTGCTGACTGTGGGGGtttggaggagtagtggggatgCAAGCGCTATATGGACCACGGCTGCGCATTGTATTACGGAAGCCGCGAtagaggtattaggggtctcaaagggttactctggtggtcacaagggagactggtggtggaatggagaggtgcaaGGAAAAGTGGAAACCAAGAAAGCGGTGTATCTGAAGCTAGTGAAAAATGTATACGAGGAAGAAAAGAGGGCAAATAGGTAG